The genomic region GGACTGGCTTAGCTCCCACAACGGACGCATGCTGCGGCGGAACAGGTTCGTCCGTTCGGCAGCGGTGCCGACGATGTAGCCGGGAACGTCCACCAGCCACACCAGTGGGATGTTGAACGCGTCGCAGATGTTGATGAAGCGCGACATCTTGTCCGAGGCGTTGCCGTCCAGCACCCCGGCCTTGAACAGCGGGTTGTTGGCGATGACGCCGACGGTGTGCCCGCCCATCCGGCCGAAGGTCGTGACGAGGTTGGGCGCGAAGGTCGGCTTGAGTTCGAAGCCGCTCTCCTCGTCCAGGATCTTCCGGACCAGCCTGCGCATGTCGTAGGCGCGCGCCTGGTTCGCGCTCACCAGGGACAGCACGCTGTCGTCCAGCCGTTCGTCGGTGGGCTGGTACGGATGCCGGGGCGCGGGCTTGGTGCAGTTCGACGGCAGGTAGGACAGGTACCGCCGCAGGTGCGCGACGAGGTCGTCCTCGGTCTCCGTCTCGTGATCGATCGACCCGATCTCCTTGGCGTGCAGTTCGCTGCCGAAGTCGGCGGTGGAGACGTCCTCGCCGGTGGCCGCCTTGACCAGTCGGGGGCCGGCCAACCCGAGGGAGGCGCCCTTGACCATCACCACGTAGTCGGCGAGCGCGACGAGGTTGGCGTGTCCGGCGTAGGTGTGGCCGACCACGCCGCACAGGATCGGCGCCCACCCGGACATCAGGCCCAGGTCGGAGAAGCGTTCGTGTCCCCGGATCGTGGTGGAGCCCATCCGTTCGGTGATCCGGGCGCCGCCGCCCTCGACGAACATGACCAGCGGCACCCCGCTGCGCAGCGAGATCTGCCGGGCGCGGGCGAACTTCTCGTCGTTGGTGCGGCCCATCGACCCGCCGCTGACTGTGAAGTCGTAGGAGACGACGACCACCGGTCGCCCGTCGACCCGGCCGGTGCCGATGACGATGCCGTCGGCCGCGCCGTGGATCTCGTCGTCGAACGGGTCCTCGGTGTCCGGCCTGCCGAGTTGCCCGAACTCGACGAAGCTGGCCGGGTCGACGAAGCGGGTGACCCGCTCCCGGGCGGTCAGTGCCCCGCGTTTGCGCTGGGCGGCGAGGGCCTCGGGCCGGTTGTGGTCGAGTGTGGCTTCCTTCCAGGCGAGATACCGTTCGGTCTCCTCAGCGAGGGTTGCCGGCCGTGCCTCGATCTCGTTCTTCACCCCGCACCTCCGTCAGTAGATCGTGGTCGGCCAGTTGGCCAGGTGATGCTCCCCGACGCGCCGACCGTGCACCCGCAGCGCGGCGGAGAGGTAGGCGCGGGTCTGTCGGGGGTCGATGACGTTGCCCACCGCGAAGGCGGCGGCCGCGTCGTAGGCGCTGGTGCCTTGGGTCATCTCGGCGACGGCTGCCTCGTACCGTTCGGCGTCGTCGATGACGTCCCGGCCGTGCACGATGCGGGCGCCGAACCGCGGGTCCATGAAGTTGATCTCCGCTGTGGTCCAGGCGCAGGTCTCGTCGGCGTTGCCGCCGAGGCCCATGTTGAGCAGCGCCTGCCCGTACGACTTGCGGGCGACGACCGCGATGCGCGGGACGGTGACCAGCGACAGGGCGTTCATCCAGTTCATCACCCGGCCGGTGGCGCCCTTGCGCTCGCCGTCCTTGCCGATCAGGAAACCCGGCTGGTCCGCGATGAACACCAGCGGCACGTTGAAGGAGTCACACAGGACGAGGAAGCTGGTCGCCTTGGAGCACGCCTCGGGGTCGATCGCACCGCCCTTGACGAACGGGTTGCTCGCGACGATGCCCACTGTCTGCCCGTCGATCCGGGCCAGGGCGGTGATGATGGGACGGCCGTAGAGCTGCTTCAACTCGAACAACGAGTCCGGATCGACTATGCACTCGAGCACCTTGCGCATGTTGTAGACCCGGTTGCGGGAGGTGGGCACGAGCGCGGCGATGCGCTCGGCGCGGGCCGGGTCGTCGGCGCCTTCGGGCACCGCGGCGACCGGTGGGGGCTCGTCGCGGTTGTTCGGCAGGTAGGACAGGAAGCGCTTGACCAGGTCCAACGCCTCCTCGTCGGTGTCCACCGCCACGTCCACGAGGCCGCTGTCCTGAGCGTGGACGCGCCAGCCGCCGAGTTCCTCCGGGTCGACGTTCTCCGAGGTGGCCATCTCGGTGAGGCGCGGGCTGGAGACCGCGAGCACCGCGCCCTTACGCATGACCACGAAGTCCGACATCGACGCGTACCAGGAGGAGGACCCGTAGCAGGGGCCGAGCACGGCCGACACCCAGGGGGAGTCGCGGCGCCGTAGGTACTGGATCGGGTCGTCGGAGTTGGCGACGGTGCCCTCGGCCCCCATCGCGTCGGGCATCCGCGCGCCGCTGGACTCGCCAAGGAAGACGACCGGGTAGCCCTGCCGGGCCGCGACCCGCTTGACCTGCTTGATCTTGCGAGCGTTGGTACGGCTGCTGGACGCCCCGAGCACCGTGAAGTCGTTCGAGACCACACCGACGGTGTTGCCGGCGATCTGCCCGAACCCGGTGACCTTGCCGTCGGCTGGAGTGCGGTCCCGCATCTGGGGTCGGTGGGACACGCCGAAGAGGCCCACCTCGTGGAACGTGTCCTCGTCGAAGAGGTGATCGATGCGTTCCCGGGCGTTGAGGATGCCGGCGGCGGCACGGGTCTTGAGCTTCTTCTCGCCGCCCATCCCGAGCGCCTGTTCCCGGAGCTGGTCGTGCAGCTCCCGACGATCGTCCAATGTAGATTCAGTCACGTCAGCATCTCCAATGCCGTTCGGGTGTCGCGAAAGCGGCGACGGCGCCTACAGGGCCGCGCGCAGCGACGAGCGGTGGTCCGGGTGTGCGATCTCGACGAGCGCTCGGGCCCGATCGCGCAAGCTGAGGCCGCGCAGCTCGGCGACGCCGTACTCGGTCACCACCACGTCGGCCAGGGAACGGGGAACGGTCACCGTGCTGCCGGGGCGCAGTCGCGTGACGATGCGCGACAACGCGCCCTTCGCGGCGACCGACGGCAGCGCGCAGACATAGCGCCCGTTGTGGCCGTAGGCGGCGCCGATGGCGAAGTCGAGGTGTCCACCCGGCCCGCTGTAGAGCTTCGGGCCGATCGACTCGGCATTGATCTGACCGGTGAGGTCGATCTCGATGGCGCTGTTGACACCGATGAATCGATTTACCTTGCCCAGCGTGGCCGGGTCGTTGGTCCGATCGACCGGCAACATGACGATCTCGGGTCGGGAGTCGATCGCTCGGTACAGCTCCTCGCTGCCGGTGACGAACGTCGCCGTGATCGCCGGTTGGCCGTCGGGGCCGGGCGCGAGCGTGCCGGCCTTCATCAGGTCCAGGGCCGAGTCGCTGAACGTCTCGGTCAGCATGCGGATGCCGTCCTTGCCGGCGACACCGCGCAACACCGCGTCGGCCAGCTTGCCGATCCCGAGTTGGATGGTGTCGCCGCTGCGGATCAGGCCCGCGACGTTCGTCGCGATCGCCGAGGTGACCGCGTCGAGCGGCGCGGTGACCACGGCCTGCAACGGCTCGTCGACCTCGACGAGGTGATCGATCGCGGAAATATGCACCGAGGTTCCGCAGGTCCGCGGCATCTGCCGGTTGATCTGGGCGATGACGGTCCGCGCCCGGGAGACCGCCGCAGGCAGGTACGCCACACACGTGCCGAGGCTGCACCAGCCGTCCTCGTCGGGCGGGGACAGGTGCAGCACGACCACGTCACAACCGACGGCGCCACTGTTGATCAACGTCGGGGTGAGCCCGTAGCAGTTGGGGATGAAGTCGGCCGAGCCGGCGGCGATCTGCTCGCGGGTGCTGTGACCGGCCATGAAGCCGGCGTGCCGCACGGCTGCGCCCGGCGCGGCGAAGTACGGCAATTCGTCGTCGATCCGGTTGTGCAGGATGGTGAACGGCCCGCTCGCGCCGGCGACCAGCGACTCGACGATCCGCCGCGGCCATCCGCCGCCGTGCCCGATGACGACCGCGTCGTCAGGGCGCACGAAGCGGGCCACGTCCTCGACGGCGAAGCTCTTCGGCCTGCGGGTCAGATCGCCGCCGCGGGTGATCCGGACGACATCGGTTTCCATCGCGACGCTCACTTGGCACCCGCCAGCTCACTGCTGATGCGCGCGGCTGCCGCCTTGAGGTCGGGGACGAAGTCCTCGAGCTTCGGCAGCGGCAGCCGCGCCTCGACGGCGGACAACACGACGGCGCCCATGAGCACGCCCTCGCGGGTGAACACGGGGCAGGCGACGGCGCAACCGCCCAACGTGCGCGCCCCCGCGCTCAGCGCGTGCCCGCGTTTCACCGTCCGGAGCAGCTCCTCGCGCAGCTCGTCCCGGTCGGTGATGGTGCGTTCGGTGAACCTCTCCAACGGCAGTTCCGCGAGGAGTTGCTCACGGCGCGGCTCGGGCTGGAACGCCAGCAGCGTGAAGCCGGTGGCACCGGCGTTCAACGGGTAGCACTCCCCCGCCGTCGGGCAGTAGCTGAGGTCGTTCGGCGAGTTGTGCTGCAGCGCGCAGTAGTACTGCAGGCCGTGCAGGACGGAGAAGCTCGCGCTCTCCCCGGTCATCGCGACCAGATCGGCGAGCGTCTGCTTGATGACCGCCCAGTGGTCGAGCATGCCGCGGAAGGCCAGGAAGTACAGCTCGCTGCCGAGGACGTAGCGCCGCTCGGACGTGCGCTGCACGAGGCCGCGGCGTTCGAGGGTGCTGACCAGGCGGTGCGCGGTGGAGCGGTCGAGCCCGAGCCGCTCACTGAGGTCGCTGTTGGTGATGCCGTTTCGCGCCTGGGCCACCGCCATCAGCACGTCGACCGCCTTGTCGACCGTCGAGCTTCCGTACACGCTGCACCATCCCGTTCCGCCCGTGGTGAGGCCGATCCTAGCACTTCGATTACATGTCGAGACAGAAGACCACTTGATGCTCGGCTATTGAGCAGGATCTGCCGACAGTCGTGCGTTCAGCAGCTCCTCCATCAACTCCAGGACCCGGGTGTTGTCCGCCGGACCCATGCCCCGGTTCATCGCCACCCGGTAGAGCTGACTCGTCAACGCGCCCAGCAACATCGGCCGCCCACTGCGGGCCGCCATCTCCGCCGCGATCCGGCAGTCCTTCTCCATCAGGCCCAGGGCGAAGTTCGAGGTGAACTGGCGGGGCAGGTAGTACAGCGGGAAGCGCACGTCGGTCATGTGACTGCGACCGCTACCCTGGTTGATCGCCGTCACCGCCAACTCCGGATCCACCCCGGCCTTGACCGCGACGAAGAACCCCTCCATCGCGGCCAGCAGCGCCGTCGCCGACATGTGGTTGTTCAGCGCCTTGGCCGCATGGCCCGCGCCCAGCGGGCCGGCGTGCACGATGTCGGTGCCCAACTGGTCGAGGACCGGCCGCACCCGGGCGAGCGTCTCCGCAGCACCGCCGACCAGGATGGACATCGTGCCGTCCCGGGCCGCCCGCGCGCCCCGGCTGACCGGAGCGTCGAGGAACTCCACGCCCGCCTCGACGAACCGCTCGCCCAACGCCAGGGTGCTGTCCGGGTCACTGCTGGACATGTCCACCACGACGGTGCCGGCCCGCGCGCCGGCCAGCGCACCGTCCGGGCCGAGCACGACCGCCTCGACCAGCCGCGAGTTCGGCAGGCTCAGCAGCGTCACGTCGGCGACGGCCGCCACCTCGGCCGGACTGGCGCAGCTGCGGGCACCCAGCTCGGTCAGCTCGGCGACCTTCTGCGAGTCGATGTCGAACACCGCCGGCGGGAAACCCTTGTCGATCAGGCGCCGGGCCATCCCGCCGCCCATCGCGCCGAGCCCGATCAGGCCCACCGTCATATCCGTCATGAGCCGGTCTCCGTCCCCTGATCGGCGCCGAGCAGATTCCACAGGAACGGCACGATCAGCATGTTGTCGTCGTCCGCCGTCGCGTCCGGCTGCGCGAGGTACAGGTTGTAGATCTCCAACGCTCGGGTGCCGTACAGCGCCGGCGCCCCCATCTCCTCGGCGAGGTCGCGCGCCACCCGCAGGTCCTTGCGCATCAGCCCGGCGCTGAACGCCGAGCGGTAACTGCCGCTCTGCACGAACCGCGGGAAGTGGTTGCTCGTCATGAAGTTGCCTCCACTGGACGCGTTGAGCACATCGAGGAACGCATCCAGCCCGACGCGGTACGAGCCAGCCACCGCGACCGCCTCGGCGGTGGCGATGAGGTTGACGCCCATGAGCATCATATTCACCGCCTTGATCGCATGTCCCGCGCCGAGCGGACCGACATGCAGGATGTCGGTCGCCAGCGGAGTCAGGTACGGCATCGCCCGGTCCACGTCCGACTTCTCGCCGCCGAGCCAGACCGACAGCGTGCCCTCGATGGCGGCCGGCACCCCCCGACTGACCGGGGCGTCCACGATGGCCGCCCCGGTCCTAGCCAGAGCCGCCCCGACCTCGCGGGTGGTCTCCGGCGATGAGGTGGTCATCTCGATGACGAGCGTCTGCGCGAAGGCGCCGTCGAGAACGCCCCCGTCGCCGAGGATGCAGTCCCGCACGGCCGCCGGATCCGACACGCACGTGACGACCGTCGGGGCGGTCGCCGCGACCTCGGCCGGACCCGAGGCCCGCGTGACGTCCGGGTGCAGCCGCTCCAGCGCCGCCGGATCGATGTCGTAGGCGACGACCTGGTAGCCCGCGCCGAGGAACCGATCCGTGAGCACCTTTCCGAGCTGCCCGGTGCCGATCACTCCGACCGGCGTCTCCAGCGACCGTGCGGCACTCATCTCAGGACCCCGATCCGGTGCCGGCCCGGTGCTTGAACGAGTCGCGCCGGAAGCTGTAGAGGGCGTCCGGGTCGACCTTCACGTCGACGATGGCCAACCGGTCGCTGGCAATCGCCTCGCTGATCGTCGACTCCAGGTCGTCCGGCTTCTCCACGGCGAAACCGTGCGCGCCGTAGAGGCGGGCGAGTTCGTCGTACGGGGGGTTCACCACGTCCGCGCCGATGTACCGCCCGCCGTAGAAGTCCCGCTGGTACGCCTTCTCCGCACCCCACACACCGTTGTTGAGCACGATCACCGTGGTGTTGATGCCGGACTGGACGGCGGTGGAGATCTCACTGGTCACCATGCCGAAACCGCCGTCGCCCATCAGGCTGACCACTGTGCGGTCCGGGTTGCCCAGCTTGGCGCCGAGACCGGCCGCGAACGAGAAACCGACCAGACCGAAGTCGACAGGCGTGATGAGCGCCGGCGACTGGCGGTACGGCAGGACGTCGTGCGCCTGGAGGCAGAGGGTGCCCGCGTCCAGGGTGACGATTACGTCCTCGGGCAACGTGGCCCGCAGGGCCTTCCAGATCCGGGTCGGTTGGATCGGGGTGGCGTTGTCGTCGCCCTCGCGCTCCCGCTGCTCCAACAGGTCCCGACGGCGAGCGGTGAAGGTGTCGAACCAGTCGCTCACGGCCGCGCCCGGCCGGTGACCGGCGAGCGCCTCGGTCACCTGCCCGGCGAAGCCCGGCGCGTCGGCGAGTACGCCGAACGCCACCGGGAAGTAGCGGCCGAGCGCCGTCGCGTCCATCTCGACCTGGATGATCTGCGCGTCCCGGCTGATGTTGTCGTAGGAGAAGAACGTCGAGTTGAAGCCGAGCCGGCTGCCCAGCACCAGGATGACGTCGGCGTCCTTGACCAACTGGGTGGCGACGACGTTTCCGCGCGGGCCCATCTGCCCGGCGTAGGCCGGGTGCGTGGACGGCACCGCGTCACCGTGCCCCGCCGAGGTGACGATCGGCGCGCCGACCAGCTCGGCCAGCGCCGCGACCGGCTCCCACTCGCGGAACTTCACCCCGCCACCGGCGACGATCACCGGACGCTCGGCGGTACGCAGCAGGTCGGCGGCGCGGGCCACCAGGCCGGCGGGTGCCAACGGACGCAGCCCTTCGATCCCCTCGGTGCGGCGCAGCGGGGTCGGGTTGACCGTGTCGTCGAACTCCTGTGCCAGCACGTCGCGGTGCAGGTTCACCAGCACCGGGCCGGGACGCGGGCTCAGCGCGGTCCGGAACGCCTGGGTCAACAGGTCACCGAGGCGCTTGCGCTGCACGACGTCGAACGTCCGCTTGGTCACCGGCGTGAACAGCGCGTGCTGGTCGATCTCCTGGAAGCCGTCCAGCTGGTAGTGCTCCGTCGAGGTCGCGCCGGCCAGCGCCACCACCGGGGAGTAGGCGCGCATCGCCTGGGCCAGCCCGGTCACCAGGTTGGTGGCGCCGGGGCCGTTCTGCCCGGCGAGGATGACCCCGGGCCGGCCGGTCGTCCGTGCGTAGGCGTCTGCCATGTGCACGCCGGTACGTTCGTCGCGGACCCCGATGAAACGGATGTCCTCCGCGTCGTGCAGCGCGTCGAACAGCTCCATCGTCGCCGAGCCGATCAGGCCGAAGACCGTGTCGACGCCGTGGGCGCGCAACACCTCGACCGTCAGCTGTCCACCGTTACGAGTACTCACACCATGCTCCTTCTGCGGTAAGCGGGTTCAGCTGGCCTTGGCCTCGTCGAGCACGACCTTGGCGTATTCCAGGGAGTTCCGGTTGGCCTCCTCGACCATGCCGAGCTCCACCACCAGGCTCGACAGGTTGTCCCACGACTGCGGGTTCACCTTGAAGTCGTAGCGCTGTTCCTGCTTGAAGATCTCGTTCAGCGCGGGAACGATGATTTCCTTGTACTGACCCTTGTAGACCTGGTCGGCGACGATCTGCGCGGCCTGGTCGATGTTCTGCTTCGTCCAGTCGTACGCCTGCTTCTGCGCCTTGACGTAGCCGCTGACGACCATGGGATTCTCCGTGGCGAGGCTGTTGAGCACCGGCAGCGCGTAGGAGCTGTAGGCGCGGATCTTCTCCGGGGCCTCCTCGCCGGTCAGCGAGGCGAACTGCACCGCGCCCGCCCGCTGCTCGAACACCCCGACATCGGTACGGGAGTAGGTCACGTAGGCGTCGATGCGACCGGCCTCCATCTGGCCGATCCCGCTGTCCGGCTGGCCGACGGCCAGGATCGTGGCGTCCTTGTCGGTCATGCCGGCGGAGGCGAAACCGGCCATCAGCGACTGGTAGACGAGCGAGCCGATCGCGGTCAGGCCGATCTTCTTGCCGCGCAGCGCCTGCATCTTCTCCGCGAACGGACGGTCCTTGAGCGCGGCCAGGTCGGAGTCGGCCGGGACGACGACTCCGAACGGGATCCAGTTGTCCAGCCAACCAGCGATCTTGATGTCCTCGCCCTTGGCCATGTTCTGCATGATCGGGGCCGGGTTGCCCGGCCAGCCCTTGAGCGTGCCGCCGAGGAACAGCGTGTTCGCCGACGCGCCGCCCTGCTGGGGCGAGATGAAACTGGCCTTGAGCCCGTTCTCCTCGAAGAAGCCCTGCTTGTCCGCAACGTAGTCGAGGACGTAGATCTCACCGTTGAACGAGCCGAGGGTGAACTCGAAGAGCCCGTCCTTGTTCGACGATCCGGAGCCGGAGCTGCACGCCGTCAGCGCGAGCACCGCCGCGCCGAGGGCTGCGATCAGCCGCAGTCTTGTCTTCATCGGTCTGTCCTTCCGGGCAGCACGAAGCCGCCAGCAGATGCCGGTTTGTTGCGGAGAGGTGGAATGGTGCTCGCGCAACGCCCGTCGGGCGCGCGTGACGCCGCTCAGGTGGAGGAGACCACCGGCGCGGATGCAGACTCGCCGGCGATGAGGCCGGTGGTGAAGGCGTGTGAAAGTCCGTTGCCGGAGGTGTAACCGGCGACGCCGAGGCCGGACATACCGGCCGCCGTGCCGCCTGCGGCGAAGAGTCCGGCGATCGGCTGACCCGCCGGCGTCAGGACCCGGGCCGCCGGGTCGATTCGCAGGCCACCCTGGGTGTGCGCGATCCCGCCGGTGACGACGGAGCCGTACCAGGGCGCCTCCAGCGGGGTGCCCGAAGGCTCCCGGCCGAACGCGTCGGCCGCGGTGCCCCTGGTCCCCTCGTTGTAGGCCGCCACGGTGCGCCGCACCGTCTCGACGGGCAGCGAGTGGGCCGCGGCCAGGTCCTCGAGCCGTTCGAAGCGGTGCACCGCGCCGGCGTCGTAGGCCTCGCGGAAGACCCCGTTGGTCCAGAGCGCGTCGACGATGCGCTGATCGAAGATCTCCACCGCGATCCCGCTCGGCTGCGCCAGGATGACCGGCGTGAGCTCCGAGTAGCCGAGATCCTCGCGGGCGAACCGCTCGCCGTTGAGGTTGACCATGATGCTGCCGAGGTACGGCAGCCCGCCGGAGAGATGGGTGCCGTACTTCGGGTTGACGTGGGCGTGGCCCTGCCACGCCGACATGAACTCGACGTCGGCGCCGAGCGCCATGCCCCAGGTGATGCCCTCACCGGTGCTGGTCTCCGAGCCGATGTACACCGCGTCCAGCGCGTCCGGGCAGTACTGCGTCAGCATCTGCCGGTTGTTGCCGAAGCCGCTGCAGGCGAGGACGACGCCGGACGCGCGAAGCTCCTCGGCCGTGCCGTCGCCGATGCCGGCGGTCACGCCGGTGACCCTGCCGTCCTCGGCCAGCAGGCCGGTGACCCGGGCCTCGTCGACGAGGGTGACTCGTTCCTCGGCGGCCACCGCGCGGCGCAGCTGAGCGACCAACTCGCTGCCCTTCTCGGCCGGGCCAGCGTGCATCCGGAAGGCGCTGTGGCCGTACCACTTGATCGTGGTGTTGACGTGCAGCTCAAGGCCGACGTGGTCGGCGATGAAGTGGATGTAGTCCTTGGACCGACGGCAGATCTCGGCGACCACGTCGACGTTCGCCACACCCCCGTTCTTCTTCATGATGTCGGCCATCATCAGCTCCGGGCTGTCCTCGATGCCCATCTCCTGTTGATAGCGCGTCCCAGCCGCCTGCAGGAACCCGCCACTGAGCTGCGCGTTCGTGCCCCGGAGCACGCTTTTCTCAAGCAGCAGCACGTTGGCGCCGCGCTGCGCGGCGACGAGGGCCGCGATGCTGCCCGCAGCGCCCGCGCCCACCACGATCACGTCGAACTGGTCCGCCTCTGACACGTCAGTCTCTCCTTCAGTTCCCCGCCGCGTCGGGGGTGGGAGCGGGGATGTACCGCTCCTCCGCCGCGTAGATGTCGTCGAGGCCGACCAGCCGGTACAGCTCCTTGCGGTGGTACATCCGATCGAGCAGGCCGCGTTGGGTGCCCCGCTCGCGCAGTTCGGTGAGCACGTCGACGATCGCCTGCTGGGCCGCGCGCATCGGCGCCGACGGGAAGATGACGACTGTGTAGCCCATCTCCCCCAGTGACTGGGCGTCGACGACCGGCGACTTGCCCCACTCGGTCATGTTGGCGACCAGGGGTACGCCCTTGAGCTCCTGGGCCATCTGGGCGAACTCCTCCTCGGTGCGCATCGCCTCCGGGAAGATGACCTCGGCGCCGGCCTCCGCGTAGGCGACGGCGCGTCGCACCGCCCGGTCCATGTCCTCGGTGGCGCGGGCGTCGGTGCGGGCGACGATGACGGTCTCGGGATCGGTCCGGGCGTCGCAGGCGGCCCGGATCTTGCCGACCATCTCCGCCAGCGGTACGACACTCTTGCCGTCCATGTGGCCGCACTTCTTCGGGAAGGACTGGTCCTCGATCTGGATCGCGCCGGCGCCGGCCTTCTCGTACTCCCGGACGGTGCGGATCACGTTTACCGCGTTGCCGAAGCCCTGGTCGGCGTCGGCGAAGATGGCGATGTTCGTCGCGTCGTTGATCCGCGACACGTTCTCCACCAGCTCGGTCATCGTCATCAGGCCCACGTCGGGCAGGCCGAAGATGGTCGCGGCCGTGCCCGCGCCGCTGACGTAGAGCGCCTCGTAGCCGGCGTCCTGGATGAGCTTCGCCATGAACGCGTGGGTGGCGCCGGGCACGAGAAGTGGATTGCTGCCGTCGTGCCGCGCCAGCAGTTGTCGGAATGATGGGGCTGCCATGGGGACGTGCCTCCCGCGAGTCGATGTGGTGGTGGCCGGACGGGGTTACAGCAGGCGGGTGTCGGCCGAGCCGACCCGGCGCTGGACGAGCCGCACCGCGAAGTCGAGGACCATGGCGCACACGGCCATCAGGACGAGCACGGCCATCGAACCGGTGATGTCGAACGAGTTCGCGGAGCGCACCATGAGCACCCCGAGGCCGTGGTACGCGGCGACGATCTCGGAGACGACGACGCCGAGGACGCTGTAGACGGCGCCCAGGCGCAGGCCGGCCACGATGCTCGGCAACGCGGTGGGCAGTTCGACATGGATGAACCGCTGCCAGCGGCTGGGGCCGAGCGAGTCGGTGAGCAGCCGGATGTCGGGGTCCACCATGGCCATCCCGGCCATGGTGTTCAGCAGCAGGATGAAGAAGACGATGCTGACGCCGACGATGACCTTGGCGGTGATGCCGAGCCCGAACCAGAGGATGAACAGCGGCGCGAGCGCGGGTCGGGGCAGCGCGTTGAACAGCGTGATGAACGGGTTCAGTGCCGTGGCCAGGACCCGCACCCGGTGGAACAGCAGGCCGCAGGAGACGCCCAGCGCGGTGCCGATGGCGAGGGCGAGCAGGGCGGCCTGGAAGGTGTGCCCGATCTCGTACCAGACCTCGGGGTCGACGAGCATCTCGCCGATGCGTACGGTCACGTCCCACGGGGTGCTGACGAAGTTGACGTTAACGAACCCGGTCGCCGAAAGGCTCCACCACAGCAGCGAGAACACGACGAAGACGATCACCCGGAGGCTCCAGGACAGCACCCGTTCCTGGCGCCGTCGGCTGGCGACCCCGTTTAGGAGCCCGTTGTCGAACTGTTGCTCGTCGGTGGGTGTGGGGGCGAGAACACTGCCGGTCACCTTGCTCATCGCTGCTCCTCCACCTCGGTCACCTGTGCCCGCACCTCAGCGGTCAGCAACCCGTACAGATCGTCGTAGTACTTCTCGAACAGCGGGTTGTGGCGGACTTCCTGGCCGCGTGGGCGCGGCAGGTCGATCCGCAGGTCGGCGATGACTCGGCCGGGACGGTGGCTGATCAGGACGACGCGGTCGCTGAGCATGATCGCCTCGTGCAGATCGTGGGTCACCAGGATGACGGTGGACCGGATCCGCTCCCACAGCTTCAGGAACTCCTGCTGCTGGATCAGCCGGTTCTGCGCGTCCAGCGCGGCGAAGGGCTCGTCCATCAGCAGGATCGACGGCTGCAGCGCCAGCGTGCGGGCCACCGCCACCCGTTGCCGCATGCCCTGCGACAGCTCGCCGACGCGGGCGTCGGCGAAGTCGCGCAGACCGACCCGGTCCAGCCATTCGGTGCTGCGCCGGTGGCGTTCGGCCTTGTCGATTCGCCGGATGGTGAGGCCGTACTCGACGTTGCCGCGGACCGTCCGCCAGGGCAGCAGGGCGTCGCGGGCGAGCATGTAGGCCACCTGGTTGGACGGCCCGGTGACCGGCTTGCCGTCGACCGTCACGGCGCCGACCCGGGGCCG from Micromonospora profundi harbors:
- a CDS encoding thiamine pyrophosphate-binding protein, whose amino-acid sequence is MSTRNGGQLTVEVLRAHGVDTVFGLIGSATMELFDALHDAEDIRFIGVRDERTGVHMADAYARTTGRPGVILAGQNGPGATNLVTGLAQAMRAYSPVVALAGATSTEHYQLDGFQEIDQHALFTPVTKRTFDVVQRKRLGDLLTQAFRTALSPRPGPVLVNLHRDVLAQEFDDTVNPTPLRRTEGIEGLRPLAPAGLVARAADLLRTAERPVIVAGGGVKFREWEPVAALAELVGAPIVTSAGHGDAVPSTHPAYAGQMGPRGNVVATQLVKDADVILVLGSRLGFNSTFFSYDNISRDAQIIQVEMDATALGRYFPVAFGVLADAPGFAGQVTEALAGHRPGAAVSDWFDTFTARRRDLLEQREREGDDNATPIQPTRIWKALRATLPEDVIVTLDAGTLCLQAHDVLPYRQSPALITPVDFGLVGFSFAAGLGAKLGNPDRTVVSLMGDGGFGMVTSEISTAVQSGINTTVIVLNNGVWGAEKAYQRDFYGGRYIGADVVNPPYDELARLYGAHGFAVEKPDDLESTISEAIASDRLAIVDVKVDPDALYSFRRDSFKHRAGTGSGS
- a CDS encoding ABC transporter substrate-binding protein, with translation MKTRLRLIAALGAAVLALTACSSGSGSSNKDGLFEFTLGSFNGEIYVLDYVADKQGFFEENGLKASFISPQQGGASANTLFLGGTLKGWPGNPAPIMQNMAKGEDIKIAGWLDNWIPFGVVVPADSDLAALKDRPFAEKMQALRGKKIGLTAIGSLVYQSLMAGFASAGMTDKDATILAVGQPDSGIGQMEAGRIDAYVTYSRTDVGVFEQRAGAVQFASLTGEEAPEKIRAYSSYALPVLNSLATENPMVVSGYVKAQKQAYDWTKQNIDQAAQIVADQVYKGQYKEIIVPALNEIFKQEQRYDFKVNPQSWDNLSSLVVELGMVEEANRNSLEYAKVVLDEAKAS
- a CDS encoding FAD-dependent oxidoreductase, with translation MSEADQFDVIVVGAGAAGSIAALVAAQRGANVLLLEKSVLRGTNAQLSGGFLQAAGTRYQQEMGIEDSPELMMADIMKKNGGVANVDVVAEICRRSKDYIHFIADHVGLELHVNTTIKWYGHSAFRMHAGPAEKGSELVAQLRRAVAAEERVTLVDEARVTGLLAEDGRVTGVTAGIGDGTAEELRASGVVLACSGFGNNRQMLTQYCPDALDAVYIGSETSTGEGITWGMALGADVEFMSAWQGHAHVNPKYGTHLSGGLPYLGSIMVNLNGERFAREDLGYSELTPVILAQPSGIAVEIFDQRIVDALWTNGVFREAYDAGAVHRFERLEDLAAAHSLPVETVRRTVAAYNEGTRGTAADAFGREPSGTPLEAPWYGSVVTGGIAHTQGGLRIDPAARVLTPAGQPIAGLFAAGGTAAGMSGLGVAGYTSGNGLSHAFTTGLIAGESASAPVVSST
- a CDS encoding isocitrate lyase/PEP mutase family protein, with amino-acid sequence MAAPSFRQLLARHDGSNPLLVPGATHAFMAKLIQDAGYEALYVSGAGTAATIFGLPDVGLMTMTELVENVSRINDATNIAIFADADQGFGNAVNVIRTVREYEKAGAGAIQIEDQSFPKKCGHMDGKSVVPLAEMVGKIRAACDARTDPETVIVARTDARATEDMDRAVRRAVAYAEAGAEVIFPEAMRTEEEFAQMAQELKGVPLVANMTEWGKSPVVDAQSLGEMGYTVVIFPSAPMRAAQQAIVDVLTELRERGTQRGLLDRMYHRKELYRLVGLDDIYAAEERYIPAPTPDAAGN
- a CDS encoding ABC transporter permease, whose translation is MSKVTGSVLAPTPTDEQQFDNGLLNGVASRRRQERVLSWSLRVIVFVVFSLLWWSLSATGFVNVNFVSTPWDVTVRIGEMLVDPEVWYEIGHTFQAALLALAIGTALGVSCGLLFHRVRVLATALNPFITLFNALPRPALAPLFILWFGLGITAKVIVGVSIVFFILLLNTMAGMAMVDPDIRLLTDSLGPSRWQRFIHVELPTALPSIVAGLRLGAVYSVLGVVVSEIVAAYHGLGVLMVRSANSFDITGSMAVLVLMAVCAMVLDFAVRLVQRRVGSADTRLL
- a CDS encoding ABC transporter ATP-binding protein, whose translation is MRPQLTSPANGERPAATAADGTAGVSIGLTGIRHGFAKNGRVVRALWDLDLDIAPGEFVSVVGPSGCGKTTLLTMVAGLDRPRVGAVTVDGKPVTGPSNQVAYMLARDALLPWRTVRGNVEYGLTIRRIDKAERHRRSTEWLDRVGLRDFADARVGELSQGMRQRVAVARTLALQPSILLMDEPFAALDAQNRLIQQQEFLKLWERIRSTVILVTHDLHEAIMLSDRVVLISHRPGRVIADLRIDLPRPRGQEVRHNPLFEKYYDDLYGLLTAEVRAQVTEVEEQR